The proteins below come from a single Chiloscyllium punctatum isolate Juve2018m chromosome 18, sChiPun1.3, whole genome shotgun sequence genomic window:
- the LOC140489387 gene encoding urotensin-2 receptor-like, whose protein sequence is MESVENGHLTKGNLSSNSSLPGPGNVNEVLITTLLGVILTMMCVCGTLGNIYMLAIASRSIKSAGSMYVYIANLALADLLYLLTIPFVVCTYFARDWYFGEIGCRFLLSLDLLTMHASIFILTAMSVERYRAVTSPLASQATKMCRRMITAAIWSLSCVLTLPMMIMIHLRETISPSGSTKRICFPTWSPDAYKTYLTVLFNTSILSPGIVIGYLYIRLAQAYWLSGRMVLDTRNRTLKQKVLYMIFSIILLYWACFLPFWVWQLVKLYTHETLSLTPLVQMYINFCVTCLTYSNSCINPFLYVLLTKNYKEYMAHRGRTSTERATFKRGAKEQSRVQKVNCPKGHNQSCSSQSGRREITQQGLCWPQQAILKK, encoded by the coding sequence ATGGAGAGTGTTGAGAATGGTCATCTCACGAAGGGCAACCTGAGCAGCAATTCGTCCCTTCCAGGTCCGGGTAATGTAAATGAGGTCCTGATTACCACACTCCTCGGGGTGATCCTAAccatgatgtgtgtctgtggcaCGCTTGGCAACATCTACATGTTGGCGATCGCCAGCCGATCGATCAAGTCTGCCGGGTCCATGTACGTTTATATTGCCAACCTGGCACTGGCTGACCTTCTGTACTTGCTCACCATCCCTTTTGTGGTCTGCACGTACTTTGCCAGAGACTGGTACTTTGGGGAGATTGGCTGCAGGTTCCTCCTCAGCCTGGACCTCCTGACCATGCACGCCAGCATTTTCATCCTCACGGCCATGAGTGTTGAACGATACAGGGCTGTGACCTCACCCCTGGCCAGCCAGGCTACAAAAATGTGCCGAAGGATGATTACTGCTGCCATTTGGTCATTGTCGTGCGTCCTGACCTTGCCAATGATGATTATGATCCATTTACGAGAGACCATCAGCCCTTCAGGGTCAACAAAGAGGATTTGCTTCCCAACGTGGAGTCCTGATGCCTACAAAACGTATCTCACTGTTTTATTCAATACCAGCATTTTATCTCCAGGCATTGTCATTGGATACCTATACATCCGGTTGGCACAAGCTTACTGGCTTTCAGGGAGAATGGTTCTGGACACCAGGAACCGTACTCTAAAGCAAAAGGTCCTGTACATGATTTTTAGCATCATCTTGTTATACTGGGCGTGCTTTCTGCCATTTTGGGTTTGGCAATTGGTGAAACTGTACACGCACGAAACACTGAGCTTGACACCTCTGGTACAGATGTACATCAATTTCTGTGTGACCTGCCTGACCTACAGTAACAGCTGCATCAACCCGTTCCTGTATGTGTTACTCACCAAGAACTACAAGGAGTACATGGCACACCGCGGCAGAACTTCCACTGAGCGGGCCACCTTCAAAAGGGGGGCAAAGGAACAGTCACGGGTGCAAAAGGTCAACTGCCCAAAGGGGCACAACCAGAGCTGCTCCAGCCAGAGCGGCAGGAGAGAGATCACACAGCAGGGTCTATGTTGGCCTCAACAAGCCATTCTCAAGAAATGA